GATCTCGGCGATCCTTTTCGTCTTCCGTCAGCAGTGGCGTATGGCGATCAACAGATCGGCCGAGGCCATGACGATCTTTGCCGTGGCCTGCGCCGGTATCTTCCCGCTCATCCACGTCGGTCGTCCCTGGCTGGTGATGATCTGGTTCCTTCCGCTGCCGAACGAGCGTGGAACGCTGTGGCCGAACTTCCGCTCCCCTCTTCTGTGGGACATGTTCGCCATCTCGACCTACCTCATCACCTCGCTGGTGTTCTGGTATATCGGTCTGATTCCCGACTTCGCTTCGATCCGTGACCGTGTTAAAGAAAGCAACTGGTGGCAGAAAACTCGCAAGGCCGTTTACTCCGTCCTTTCATTCGGATGGGTCGGATCAACAAGAGCCTGGTCGCACTATGAAGCGACGGCGATGATCCTTGCCGGTCTTTCCATGCCTCTCGTTTTCTCGGTTCACACCATCGTTTCGTTCGACTTCGCCACCTCGGTGATTCCCGGCTGGCATACGACGATCTTCCCTCCTTACTTCGTAGCCGGCGCCGTTTTCTCGGGCTTCGGTATGGTTCTTACGCTGCTCATCGTTATGCGTGAGGTTTTCAACTTCAAAGAATACATCACGATCAAGCACCTCGAGAACATGGCGAAGGTCGTTACGCTTACGGGTTCGATGGTCGGTCTGGCCTACAGTACGGAATTCTTCATCGCCTGGTATTCGGGATCGATGTTTGAAGGTTTCGCCTTCCTGAACCGTGCCTTCGGACCCTACTGGTGGTCTTACTGGATCATGGTCAGCTGTAACGTGATCTCTCCGCAGCTGTTCTGGTTCAAGAAGCTGCGCACCAATCCCGTATTCCTCTGGATCGTATCGATCTTCGTAAACATCGGCATGTGGTTCGAGCGCTATGTGATCGTCGTCACCTCGCTGCACCGCGACTACCTGCCCTCCAGCTGGGATCTTTACATCATGACTCCGCATGAATTCGGCA
This region of Leptonema illini DSM 21528 genomic DNA includes:
- the nrfD gene encoding NrfD/PsrC family molybdoenzyme membrane anchor subunit translates to MANLTAEQKEFLNPTLVQGGKTYKDVNNDVVKPVETFPSKLWWGGFLIALSLLGLLGAEIAYLISTGIGIIGINTPVSWGSFIITFVFWIGIGHAGTLISAILFVFRQQWRMAINRSAEAMTIFAVACAGIFPLIHVGRPWLVMIWFLPLPNERGTLWPNFRSPLLWDMFAISTYLITSLVFWYIGLIPDFASIRDRVKESNWWQKTRKAVYSVLSFGWVGSTRAWSHYEATAMILAGLSMPLVFSVHTIVSFDFATSVIPGWHTTIFPPYFVAGAVFSGFGMVLTLLIVMREVFNFKEYITIKHLENMAKVVTLTGSMVGLAYSTEFFIAWYSGSMFEGFAFLNRAFGPYWWSYWIMVSCNVISPQLFWFKKLRTNPVFLWIVSIFVNIGMWFERYVIVVTSLHRDYLPSSWDLYIMTPHEFGILLGSFGLFFTLFLLYARFFPAIAMAEVKTIIKSPGAKGFGH